In Blautia sp. SC05B48, a single genomic region encodes these proteins:
- a CDS encoding Rpn family recombination-promoting nuclease/putative transposase: protein MQRKRLEDMNLLDDFLFNAVMTFPGIGERFCRLLLQVVLGREIGRLRVVAQRAFGGRDEGFRGARLDVLAEEELMDVLADPSVFDIEPDNNGDVVSLKDLPKRVRFYHAIIDSRCLKKGEGFGKLKRVFVIFVCSYDPFDRGRMVYTIRNMCEEIPEMEYDDGLRTVFLNTKGDGAGVPEELVALLRFLEDTREVNAVNDVLRELLEMVRVVKDDGKVTVAYMKSFEIEQMWINKGIEQGISQGIEQGRSEERANTLREKARADRLERELRKLRRGRRDV from the coding sequence ATGCAGAGGAAGCGGCTTGAGGATATGAATCTTCTGGATGATTTTTTGTTTAACGCGGTGATGACGTTTCCTGGTATTGGTGAGAGGTTTTGCAGGTTGCTGCTGCAGGTGGTGCTGGGGCGTGAGATCGGGAGGCTGCGGGTTGTTGCGCAGAGGGCTTTTGGTGGCCGGGATGAGGGCTTTCGCGGGGCGCGGCTTGATGTTCTGGCTGAGGAGGAGCTGATGGATGTTTTGGCGGATCCTTCTGTTTTTGATATTGAGCCGGATAATAATGGTGATGTTGTGAGTCTGAAGGATCTGCCGAAGCGGGTGAGGTTTTATCATGCGATCATTGACAGCCGGTGTTTGAAGAAGGGTGAGGGTTTCGGGAAGCTTAAGAGGGTTTTTGTTATTTTTGTCTGTTCGTATGATCCGTTTGATCGGGGTAGGATGGTGTATACGATCCGGAATATGTGTGAGGAGATTCCGGAGATGGAGTATGATGATGGGCTGAGGACGGTTTTTCTGAATACGAAGGGAGATGGTGCGGGTGTGCCTGAGGAGCTGGTGGCGCTGCTTCGTTTTTTGGAGGATACCAGGGAAGTGAATGCGGTAAATGATGTTTTGAGGGAGTTGCTGGAGATGGTCAGGGTTGTTAAAGATGATGGAAAGGTTACGGTGGCGTATATGAAGAGTTTTGAGATTGAGCAGATGTGGATTAATAAGGGGATCGAACAGGGGATCAGTCAAGGAATTGAACAGGGTCGGAGTGAAGAGAGGGCGAATACGTTGAGGGAGAAGGCGCGTGCGGATCGGTTGGAGAGGGAACTGAGGAAGCTGCGGAGAGGTAGAAGAGATGTTTGA
- a CDS encoding putative manganese-dependent inorganic diphosphatase has product MKKPERIFVIGHKNPDTDSICSAIAYADIKNRTTQNKKYIPKRAGQINEETRYVLNRFGVQPPAYLGNIGTQVKDMDIRTSPQADKNMSLKNIWDLMQENGIVSLPIRDKDGCLEGLVTIGDIAKTYMDTTDSYLLSNARTQYQRIAETVGGEVVEGNGHGYFVKGRVLVGTANPKMLEGYVEENDMIIMGDREEDHLQAISQNVSCIIVGLNIVVSEKVVKLAHEKNIVIIRSPYDTFNIARLINQSIPVSFVMKRDDMVTFNTEDFTDDIQDVMIKNRHRAFPVINPHGKCIGTISRRNFLDMHKKKVVLVDHNEVDQAVDNIEKAEILEIIDHHKLGTLQTMTPVAFRNEPVGCTGTILYEIYGEQRLEIPEKIAGLLCAAIISDTLMFRSPTCTQTDKIAASALALIAGIKIEEFAREMFSAGSNLKDKSPEEIFYQDYKKFIGEGNVSFGVGQISSMDSEELKEIKEKLMPFMVSECGRHDITRVYFMLTNILEESTELLFYGEGSQQMAEIAFERKPDGDTFSLPGVVSRKKQLIPAMMEAAQLMNSDYA; this is encoded by the coding sequence ATGAAAAAACCGGAGAGAATATTTGTAATCGGACATAAGAATCCGGATACGGATTCCATCTGTTCGGCTATTGCTTATGCGGATATTAAAAACAGAACTACGCAGAATAAAAAATATATCCCGAAGAGAGCGGGGCAGATCAATGAGGAGACCAGGTATGTGCTGAACCGTTTTGGCGTACAGCCGCCGGCTTATCTGGGGAATATCGGTACGCAGGTCAAGGATATGGATATCCGGACCAGTCCGCAGGCGGATAAGAATATGTCGCTGAAGAATATCTGGGATCTGATGCAGGAGAACGGGATCGTTTCTCTTCCAATCCGGGATAAGGATGGGTGTCTGGAGGGGCTTGTGACGATTGGTGATATCGCAAAGACCTATATGGATACTACAGACAGTTATCTTCTTTCCAATGCGAGGACGCAGTATCAGAGAATTGCCGAGACTGTTGGCGGTGAAGTGGTGGAAGGTAACGGACACGGATATTTTGTGAAGGGGCGTGTGCTTGTCGGTACTGCCAACCCTAAGATGCTGGAGGGCTACGTTGAGGAGAATGATATGATCATCATGGGTGACCGTGAGGAGGATCATCTTCAGGCGATCAGCCAGAATGTAAGCTGTATCATCGTGGGGCTGAATATCGTGGTTTCCGAGAAGGTTGTGAAGCTTGCTCATGAGAAGAATATCGTGATCATCCGGTCTCCGTATGATACGTTTAATATTGCGCGTCTGATCAACCAGAGTATTCCGGTCAGCTTTGTTATGAAGCGGGATGACATGGTTACGTTTAATACCGAGGATTTTACGGATGATATCCAGGATGTGATGATCAAAAACCGTCACAGGGCGTTTCCGGTGATCAATCCTCATGGTAAGTGTATCGGTACGATCTCCAGACGTAATTTTCTGGATATGCATAAAAAGAAAGTGGTTCTTGTGGATCATAATGAGGTGGATCAGGCTGTTGATAATATCGAGAAGGCGGAGATCCTTGAGATCATTGATCATCATAAGCTGGGTACCTTGCAGACCATGACGCCGGTTGCTTTTCGTAATGAGCCGGTGGGATGTACGGGCACGATCCTTTATGAGATCTACGGAGAGCAGAGACTGGAGATCCCGGAAAAAATCGCGGGGCTTCTCTGTGCGGCTATTATTTCGGATACATTGATGTTCCGTTCACCGACCTGTACGCAGACGGATAAGATCGCTGCCAGTGCTCTTGCGCTGATCGCGGGAATCAAGATCGAGGAGTTTGCCCGAGAGATGTTTTCTGCGGGAAGTAATCTGAAGGATAAGTCTCCGGAGGAGATTTTTTATCAGGATTACAAGAAGTTTATCGGTGAGGGTAATGTTTCCTTTGGTGTGGGTCAGATCAGTTCCATGGACAGCGAGGAGCTTAAGGAGATCAAGGAGAAGCTGATGCCGTTTATGGTGAGTGAGTGTGGCCGTCATGATATCACGAGAGTTTATTTTATGCTGACGAATATCCTGGAGGAGTCTACAGAGCTTCTGTTTTACGGGGAGGGCAGCCAGCAGATGGCGGAGATCGCTTTTGAGCGGAAACCGGATGGAGATACCTTCAGTCTGCCGGGTGTGGTTTCCAGAAAGAAGCAGCTGATCCCGGCTATGATGGAGGCTGCTCAGCTGATGAACAGCGATTATGCATAA
- a CDS encoding UDP-N-acetylglucosamine 1-carboxyvinyltransferase, which yields MEQYVIKGGNPLVGEVDIAGAKNAALAILSAAIMTDETILIENLPDVRDINVLLEAISEIGAQVERIDKSTVKINGSTIGNLSVDYEFIKKIRASYYLLGALLGKYKHAEVPLPGGCNIGSRPIDQHLKGFRALGADVDICHGAIVAKAENLHGSHIFLDVVSVGATINIMMAASMAAGRTIIENAAREPHVVDVANFLNSMGANIKGAGTDVIRIRGVETLHRTEYSIIPDQIEAGTFMFAAAATRGDVTVRNVIPKHLEATTAKLEEIGCEVEEFDDAVRVRAPHVLHRTHVKTLPYPGYPTDMQPQIAVTLALAEGTSIVTESIFENRFKYADELSRMGANIKVEGNSAIIDGVRKLTGARVSAPDLRAGAALVIAGLAAEGVTVVDDIVYIQRGYENFEEKLRSLGAEIERVSSEKEIQKFRLRVG from the coding sequence ATGGAACAGTATGTGATTAAAGGCGGCAATCCTCTGGTTGGAGAAGTGGATATTGCGGGTGCGAAGAATGCGGCGCTTGCGATATTGTCAGCAGCCATTATGACTGATGAAACTATATTGATCGAGAATCTGCCAGATGTAAGGGACATCAATGTTCTGCTTGAGGCAATCTCCGAGATCGGGGCTCAGGTTGAGCGTATTGATAAGTCTACTGTAAAGATCAACGGTTCTACTATCGGCAATCTCAGCGTGGATTATGAGTTTATCAAGAAGATCCGTGCTTCTTATTATCTTCTGGGTGCTTTGCTTGGTAAGTATAAGCATGCGGAGGTTCCGCTTCCGGGTGGATGTAATATCGGCAGCAGGCCGATCGACCAGCATCTGAAGGGTTTCCGTGCTCTTGGTGCGGATGTTGATATCTGTCATGGTGCTATTGTTGCCAAGGCGGAGAATCTGCATGGAAGCCATATTTTCCTGGATGTGGTTTCTGTTGGTGCTACTATTAATATCATGATGGCTGCTTCTATGGCGGCTGGTCGTACGATCATTGAGAATGCTGCGAGGGAGCCGCATGTTGTTGATGTGGCGAATTTCCTGAACAGTATGGGGGCGAATATCAAGGGTGCCGGTACGGATGTGATCCGTATCCGTGGTGTTGAGACGCTTCATCGTACGGAGTATTCGATCATTCCGGACCAGATCGAGGCTGGTACTTTTATGTTTGCTGCTGCGGCTACTCGTGGCGATGTTACTGTTCGTAATGTTATTCCCAAGCATCTTGAGGCTACTACGGCTAAGCTTGAGGAGATCGGGTGTGAGGTTGAGGAGTTTGATGATGCGGTTCGTGTCCGTGCGCCGCATGTGCTTCATCGTACGCATGTGAAGACGTTGCCTTATCCTGGTTATCCTACGGATATGCAGCCGCAGATCGCGGTTACTTTGGCTTTGGCTGAGGGTACGAGTATTGTTACTGAGAGTATTTTTGAGAACCGGTTTAAGTATGCGGATGAGCTTTCACGGATGGGTGCCAATATTAAGGTGGAGGGGAACTCTGCTATTATTGATGGTGTGAGGAAGCTTACGGGGGCGCGTGTGAGTGCGCCGGATCTTCGTGCGGGGGCTGCGCTTGTTATTGCGGGGCTGGCTGCTGAGGGTGTTACGGTTGTTGATGATATTGTTTATATCCAGCGTGGGTATGAGAATTTTGAGGAGAAGCTCAGGAGTCTTGGGGCTGAGATTGAGAGGGTTTCCAGTGAGAAGGAGATTCAGAAGTTTCGGCTGCGCGTTGGGTGA
- a CDS encoding 30S ribosomal protein S1 yields MAESMKDFERELEASFKRIDEGDIISGTVVSVDESGVVLDLKFYAEGFIPVEEFSRVPGFNIKEAVQPGDEVQAMVLRRDDGQGNILLSRADAADVLAWDRLKELQDSGEVLDVVVKGIVNGGAIAYVEGVRGFIPASRLDLEFVEDTEVFLNKPIQVRVIEADKAKKRLVLSAREILRERAEVERRNKISNIQVGFVTEGTVESLQPYGAFVDLGNGVSGLVHISQICEKRIRKPSEVLNVGDKVKVKVIAIKDGKLSLSIKEASDLMAKEVEEESFELPESGEEATTSLGALFANIKL; encoded by the coding sequence ATGGCGGAGTCTATGAAGGATTTTGAGAGGGAGCTGGAGGCTTCTTTTAAGAGGATCGATGAGGGTGATATTATCTCAGGGACTGTTGTGAGTGTGGATGAGTCGGGGGTTGTTCTTGACCTTAAGTTTTATGCCGAGGGTTTTATTCCGGTGGAGGAGTTTTCCCGGGTGCCGGGGTTTAATATTAAAGAGGCTGTTCAGCCGGGGGATGAGGTTCAGGCGATGGTTCTTCGCAGGGATGATGGTCAGGGGAATATTCTTCTTTCCAGAGCGGATGCTGCGGATGTGCTTGCCTGGGACAGGCTGAAGGAGCTTCAGGATTCGGGTGAGGTGCTGGATGTTGTTGTGAAGGGAATCGTTAACGGGGGTGCCATTGCTTATGTTGAGGGTGTCCGTGGGTTTATTCCGGCATCCAGGCTTGATCTGGAGTTTGTTGAGGATACTGAGGTGTTTCTGAATAAGCCGATCCAGGTGCGGGTTATCGAGGCTGATAAGGCGAAGAAGAGGCTGGTGCTTTCGGCCAGGGAGATTCTTCGTGAGAGGGCTGAGGTGGAGAGACGGAATAAGATTTCCAATATCCAGGTTGGTTTTGTGACTGAGGGTACGGTTGAGAGTTTGCAGCCGTATGGTGCTTTTGTGGATCTTGGGAACGGGGTTTCCGGGCTGGTGCATATTTCTCAGATCTGTGAGAAGAGGATCCGGAAGCCTTCTGAGGTTTTGAATGTTGGGGATAAGGTTAAGGTGAAGGTTATCGCGATCAAGGATGGTAAGCTGAGCCTGAGTATTAAAGAGGCATCGGATCTGATGGCTAAGGAGGTTGAGGAGGAGTCTTTTGAGCTTCCGGAGTCGGGGGAAGAGGCTACTACTTCCCTGGGTGCTTTGTTTGCAAATATTAAATTATAA
- the rsmA gene encoding 16S rRNA (adenine(1518)-N(6)/adenine(1519)-N(6))-dimethyltransferase RsmA, with protein MARPYLGNPKYTIEVLQKYHFVFQKRFGQNFLIDEHVLEKIIESSGITKDDFILEIGPGIGTMTQYLAEAAREVAAVEIDSSLIPILKDTLKDWDNVSVINNDILKTDIKKIADEKNGGKPVKVVANLPYYITTPIIMGLFEKNVPVDSITVMVQKEVADRMQVGPGTKDYGALSLAVQYYAKPEIVANVPPNCFMPRPKVGSAVIKLTRYEKPPVDVKDEGLMFRLIRASFNQRRKTLVNGIRNSGDFSLSKDEIEDVFNRCDLPLNIRGEALTLEQFAMLANCIYDEKN; from the coding sequence ATGGCCAGACCTTATCTTGGTAACCCGAAATATACCATTGAAGTCCTTCAAAAGTATCATTTTGTTTTCCAGAAAAGGTTTGGTCAGAATTTTCTGATCGATGAGCATGTTCTGGAAAAGATCATTGAGTCTTCGGGTATCACGAAGGATGATTTTATACTGGAGATCGGTCCGGGTATCGGAACTATGACCCAGTATCTTGCGGAGGCTGCCAGAGAGGTGGCTGCTGTGGAGATCGACAGTTCGCTGATCCCGATCCTTAAGGATACGTTGAAGGACTGGGATAATGTTTCCGTGATCAATAACGATATCCTGAAAACGGATATCAAAAAGATCGCAGATGAGAAAAACGGCGGTAAGCCTGTGAAGGTGGTTGCGAATCTGCCGTATTACATTACGACTCCGATCATCATGGGGCTTTTTGAGAAGAATGTTCCTGTGGATTCGATCACTGTCATGGTGCAGAAGGAGGTTGCAGACCGTATGCAGGTTGGTCCCGGTACCAAGGATTACGGTGCGCTTTCCCTGGCTGTGCAGTATTATGCGAAGCCGGAGATCGTTGCGAATGTACCGCCGAACTGTTTTATGCCGCGGCCGAAGGTTGGAAGTGCGGTGATCAAGCTGACGCGTTATGAGAAGCCGCCGGTGGATGTGAAGGATGAGGGGCTTATGTTCCGTCTGATCCGTGCATCTTTTAACCAGAGGAGAAAGACGCTTGTGAACGGTATCAGAAATTCCGGAGATTTTTCCCTGAGTAAGGATGAGATCGAGGATGTGTTCAACAGGTGTGACCTTCCGCTGAATATCAGAGGTGAGGCGCTGACACTGGAGCAGTTTGCGATGCTTGCCAACTGTATTTATGATGAGAAAAATTAA
- a CDS encoding helix-turn-helix transcriptional regulator produces MCDYVVLPLLNSSFEPGRAREVVEGFVDVDLRNIARAELFYFMGQAEECCEITRGYLSSRVIELKLSACILYGYSNLTLGNVAAAKRGMEGIQSCVKLAMKKKVPKDVYASCLLAGYVGAVLLHLPTDGMPAFGEYSRMLPEGLRLFATYVMAHHTYLNGEIWSAYGMGKAALFMAERSYPISMTYIHCMMAVCAINRKHKQEAQEEMLRSWELAKMDGFLEPFIEHHGLLRGLIEACIRNRDPEAYQRITKGVLSFSRGWMALHNPENRRKVTGELSTMEFSIAMLASGGWTNKEIGEHLGISINTVKHYLTDIFCKLNVKKRDELKKFMLK; encoded by the coding sequence ATGTGTGATTATGTGGTTTTGCCGCTTTTGAATTCGTCTTTTGAGCCTGGGAGGGCTCGGGAGGTTGTTGAGGGGTTTGTGGATGTGGATTTGAGGAATATTGCGCGGGCTGAGCTTTTTTATTTTATGGGGCAGGCGGAGGAGTGTTGTGAGATCACGAGGGGGTATCTGTCCAGCAGGGTTATTGAGCTGAAGCTTTCGGCGTGTATTTTGTATGGGTATTCTAATCTGACGCTGGGGAATGTGGCGGCGGCTAAGCGGGGGATGGAGGGAATCCAGTCCTGTGTGAAGCTGGCTATGAAGAAGAAGGTTCCTAAGGATGTTTATGCGTCCTGTCTTCTGGCGGGGTATGTGGGGGCGGTTTTGCTTCATCTGCCTACGGATGGGATGCCTGCTTTTGGGGAGTACAGCAGGATGCTTCCTGAGGGGCTGAGGCTTTTTGCCACGTATGTGATGGCGCACCATACTTATCTTAACGGGGAGATATGGAGTGCTTATGGGATGGGGAAGGCTGCTTTGTTTATGGCGGAGAGGTCGTATCCGATCAGTATGACGTATATCCATTGTATGATGGCGGTGTGTGCGATCAACCGGAAGCATAAGCAGGAGGCACAGGAGGAGATGCTCCGGAGCTGGGAGCTGGCGAAGATGGATGGGTTTCTGGAGCCTTTTATTGAGCATCATGGGCTTTTGCGGGGGCTGATCGAGGCATGTATCCGGAACCGGGATCCGGAGGCGTATCAGCGGATCACGAAAGGGGTGCTTTCTTTCAGCAGGGGCTGGATGGCGCTTCATAATCCTGAAAACCGGAGAAAGGTTACGGGGGAGCTGTCGACGATGGAGTTTTCTATTGCCATGCTGGCAAGTGGGGGATGGACCAATAAGGAGATCGGAGAGCATCTGGGGATTTCCATTAATACTGTTAAGCATTACCTTACGGATATCTTTTGCAAGCTGAATGTCAAGAAGCGGGATGAGCTGAAGAAATTCATGTTAAAATAG
- a CDS encoding DUF1002 domain-containing protein: protein MRRLNKFTALIVAGVISCTSPMMVMASDSGSVMSQAEEILKDNEVGSLASDPDKVGDIIVYVKGLFDSNQITDDEISQGIDEAADHFGVSLNEDDKSSLVNIISKFRGIEMSDDQIKGYVSDAYSTLKDMGVTKSDVKNIFEKAIEFIKGMLSRR, encoded by the coding sequence ATGAGAAGATTGAACAAGTTTACAGCTTTGATTGTTGCGGGTGTTATTTCATGTACATCTCCGATGATGGTTATGGCGTCTGATTCCGGTTCTGTTATGAGTCAGGCGGAGGAGATCCTGAAGGATAATGAGGTTGGGTCTCTTGCTTCTGATCCGGATAAGGTTGGGGATATCATTGTTTATGTGAAGGGACTTTTTGATTCTAACCAGATCACGGATGATGAGATTTCTCAGGGGATCGATGAGGCTGCGGATCATTTTGGGGTGAGTCTTAATGAGGATGATAAGAGTTCTCTGGTCAATATTATCAGTAAGTTCCGTGGAATCGAGATGAGTGATGATCAGATCAAGGGGTATGTGAGTGATGCTTATAGTACTTTGAAGGATATGGGTGTTACGAAGTCTGATGTGAAGAATATTTTTGAGAAGGCAATTGAGTTTATTAAGGGGATGCTTTCACGGCGGTGA
- a CDS encoding shikimate kinase has product MNNITLIGMPGAGKSSIGVVLAKVLGYQFIDSDLLIQKAEKRTLSKIIEDEGTEGFKAIENRVNASIQVENTVIATGGSVVYCDEAMQHLKSEGVVVYLKISLELLSRRLGNLKGRGVVLKEGQTLASLYDERVPLYEKYADIVVDEEDKDLEGSLQVVLEALKNRGDKA; this is encoded by the coding sequence ATGAATAATATTACACTGATAGGGATGCCTGGTGCGGGGAAGAGCAGCATCGGTGTCGTACTTGCGAAGGTACTTGGGTACCAGTTTATTGACTCAGATCTTCTGATCCAGAAGGCGGAGAAGAGGACTTTGAGTAAGATCATCGAGGATGAGGGTACGGAGGGCTTCAAGGCGATCGAGAATCGTGTGAATGCTTCGATCCAGGTGGAGAATACGGTGATCGCTACCGGTGGAAGTGTGGTTTACTGCGATGAGGCTATGCAGCATCTGAAGTCTGAGGGTGTTGTGGTGTATCTTAAGATCTCGCTGGAGCTTCTTTCCAGGCGTCTTGGTAATCTTAAGGGACGTGGAGTCGTGCTCAAGGAGGGACAGACGCTGGCGAGTCTTTATGATGAGCGTGTTCCTTTGTATGAGAAATATGCGGATATTGTGGTGGATGAAGAGGATAAGGATCTGGAGGGGAGTCTCCAGGTTGTGCTTGAGGCATTGAAGAACAGGGGAGATAAGGCGTAA